The region TTTTCCCATCTTAATGATGTTAGGAACTGCCTCAAATGATTTGAGTCACCTTTTAGTATTGCACGCCTTAATTTATTTCTTCAGTGAACTTCACAATAGCTCTTAACTTATGTTTGTAGGTAACACTGTCTGGAAACCAGCAACCTGTTCGCACAGAGATCACTGAGGCTGCAATGGAATTAGGACCAGAGGCAAGTATATCCAATTCCTACATTCTTTTGACTTCATCtttctattagtatttttctgccaaaaaaattataaatagatAATAAACACAACTCATACTGTCATACACCATTATGGGATTGGACTTATGACTTCACACTCCAGCCCTTTTTTATTGGGCAGGTGATGCCATTTGATTGAAAGACCATTggcaaataaaatgaaaaatgtattCTTATAGCATGATCTTATCACACCTTGGAATTTGTTATAAGTGCCTGTTTAGTTCTCCCTTACAAGTTGAACAATTTCATTCATATCTTGTATatgatatataatatgaaaaccaTCATCTTTAGTGGGGCCATAAAAAACTGATCAGCATAATGGATGGGATGGAATCAGTGTTTTAGAATTCATGGAACAAAgcttttttttcccaaaatttttaTGATGATAACTACTATTCCTTGTGTGTCCCATTGTTTGGACTTCTTGGAACGTCTAGGACCATTCAAATCCCATGAGACAACAAAATGGGTCATGAAGCAATTATATTTTCTGTTCGCCTTTTCATTTCCTTGTCCTTGTACCCGGATGGGGATGCAACTGCTGGCACTGACTATGGTTTCAGTCTTTGACTCAAAAATCATGGAGAATTTCCTGGCAAgaggttttttttcttgaacTAAGCTGGATTTAAAGCTCCACATTTTCATAATGATGACCTTTTGATTTTAGGCTCAAATATATGCTCATTTAGTGAATGCATATCTGGAAACACCTTTAGAAATGGGGGAAACTGTTTTATTAAACTATATAGTTGTTTAACTTGGGGTTTGGTCATCCTTCCAACTGGGCAGTATCTTTGAAAATGGAGGAAATAGTTTTAAGTATCCAATTGGTTTGGGTTCAGTAATCCTTCCAGATAGggaaaatgattaatttgatgTACGAGTTACTGTTTGAGACTTACAACAATTACATTTTGTTTTATGCGCAGAAACTTTCACTTTTAGTTACCGAGGCATACAAGGATGCACACCAGAAGAGTGTCCAGGTGAGAATTCCCAGCTTTTTGCATAAAGAATTttctgaaactcttcttccatcTTTGCTATAGAACTGAAATTCTCAGCCTTATTGTTATCTCAGGCCATGAAGGAGAGGATGAGTGATCTTGCTCAGAGCTTGGGAATGCCTCCAGGCATGGGTGAGGGATTGaagtaattatattttcatctcAGACACTGGTATCTGAGATGCACTTCAATTTTGTATGTGAACCGAGAAGGAATACTTGTACTATGACCTTGAATCTAACAATGTTGTTTTTATTCAAATTGAAGAGTAGAGACATTTGGAACCTCTGTGCAGCTAATTTTCCACTTGTTGACTTCCACAAAATGCAAAGGGTGTGTTTTTTCATTTGTAAAATTGGCTCTTGTTTCTTTTCCAAATATACTTTTTGGACATAGGAAGATTTGAAATTGGATTATGACATACACGGAGAATACCAAGGTTTTAAAAAGGGATAAGGATTTCTAGAAATTGCTAGTGAGAGAGTCTATATGAGACCCACCCGTCGAAATCAATTTTGGGTTCGGTCACTTACTAAGGCAGGTAGGTCACATGTAAGAGAATTCACATGTGTTGTTCAAATTGCTAGCCGTATGCAGCAAATTGCGGGAGATCATTATCCTTTAAAAAGCTGCCTAAAAGCATATTCAGCTAAAATtgcgaaaaagaagaagaaagcacaTTATGTAATTAAAGTTGAATATGAAAAGAATGCTGCTAAGAGCaatataaattttaatacaAGTATTTACAAATTTAAGTGCAAGTCCATGTGATATTATCACATTTACAAATTGACGTAACGATTCATCACACTTGCTATATTAGCTATTGAAATGTGATTTGTCATCGACGGCCACGTACATATATTTGTATGGGAGTTGTACTAAAAGCTATGCGCTTAGCCCTAGGCAAGGAAATCTATCTCATGCTTGCATTGAAGAACTTGGGGCGTGACAATATTAATCCAATTCCTTAACGGGAAACTCAATTTGCATCAGTCCATTACAAGAAATGTAACAATTTTGTCCTTCAAATTATAAATACTAATTTGAATGAATGATTCCTATCCTACCCCACCATTTTGTGGAATTTCAAGTTAATTGAAACAATTATAGAAAGAACTCCCTCAAAGATGACCAATTATCGTTCGTTATCATCTCCAAGTAATTTGTCAAGATGTTGGTGGTAATTCTTTCCCTGCCAAAAAAGATCTGAAAAGAGTGAATGCTCTCCTGGGTTGAAACAGTGGAACTTCGTGCCCAGCACCTCTCACTGTAGCAAAGGTTAACCCATTGTAGGCTTCTGTCCATCCTCCTACCTATAAAAAGGACTTTAATTAGCAAAATTTTTCAACATTTCTTTATGAATATCAATCTTTCTTTCTTACTGCTTTGGTTTGGGATCTCGAGATCGTAACAAACGTGGGGGAGTTTCTATGAAATTTACTTGTTCAAGCAGGTAAGCGGATCgcccaaaatttatttagataGATGGATCTCTTATTAACTATCTCACATTTATTATctgaattgctagcaatttgtATTGTATTTTGGTTTATGTATTTGTATACGGGTCTCTCTAGTTATTGATATGACACTCTTAACTTGTGTTCTACATGCACGAGACACAAAATTAAAGACATGTGCTTTTGTTTGAGGAAGATGTGAACTTTTGATTGATTTTGGAATGAAATTTTGTGATTACCTGACCACCAGAATACCATGGGTACCACCTAGTTTTAACCGTGAGATTGAGATGGCTGAGAGAGAACCGAGTGGCAGTCACTGGAACCACTGAATCTGTGTCTCCGCTGCATCAAAGTAGAAGCAATAGCATTAACATTCCATCTCCCCCCATCTCTTTgcttgtaattttaaattatgaaattaaaaagtcCTACATTTAATTCATggaacgaaaagaaaaaaatctgaTGCAATTAGGACATATTTGCTTTGGGGTACGGCTATAAACAAAGACATATTACTAACACAGTTTCCTCTAAAttggatttaattaatttatttttattcaaatttgtttattaaactgatatgtgtttaatttaaaaaatattttttgttttggggttgattgtaaaaattgttatttaaaaaaaaaaaaaaaaggttttgaattttttgtaaaagaaaataaaaaaatttgataaaaattaattgatgtgatataaaaaatatatagatatattttagaaaaaggTAATTGATAagatataaaaaattgaatagaaattgaattttttattttaaaaaaagagagacttGTTTATTTGAAAAGCCAGATtaggcttaggtgctgtaaattttttttacacacCTGAGCCATATCCTAAAAAGCCAACTCCGGTGGAAGAACAGAGGAGTCTTATCAAGCACAGCCGAGCACTCAACCTTCAAATCAATCGGCTACAGTCAGCAGATGATGTGTCATTTATGTGACTAGACTatctgaaattgattttttaactGAAGGAAAAGCAGACTGTCACCTAATCAAAGCTTCACTTTCAATTTGCTCAGAGTCAGAGCCTTTATTATAACTCTTCCTTGTTTTCCTAAtcaaattctcttaaaaactaataataagaGCATTTTTGTTAACTTTCacatctctcttttttcttctgttcTTAATCTTCAGGAAAGGGTGATAGGAttgaataagaaataagaagaaCAGACATTAGAAGACATATATTTTAGAGTTTTGATCAGATCCTTTACCTGAAAACCCAGATTCTTAGACCAGCTGCAATCAGCTCCTTGTATGTGGGTAGCAGAGAACTTTCAGAATCGTTCCAGTTTTTTATAAGAACATCACTGCCCCATACAAAATCATATTTTCCAATaagatataaatcacataaacccCTGCATTTCCTTTTTCcatttcataataataataataataataataaagttttcttaaaaaaaagaaaagaaaaagaaaaagaaaaaaaagagctaaTAGATTAGGTATACCTGCAAGCAGTCCATTTGTAAGGAATTCCAGTAACATTTGCATGCATTGCCTTTTGCACATCCGGCCGGTTATAATATTTCTCTGCATAATTTTCAGTACAGGGATCGTACCCAGAAAAAATCCTTCGACGTAGGAGAGTATTTTTGAGCCGTAGAGGCTTCGTTGTATTTGTACCGTTACGCAACGGCAAGCAAGAAGGTGTATAAATACTGTATTGATCGATGTCTCCGAACTCATGGTTCATGGCATAACCTGCTGCATCATCACATTCCTGTGATGCTTTATCGTCCTTGAAATTGCAATGCTTGAGAATTGAATGGTAGCTTCTGTCGGATATCATTGCATGGCTCCACCAAAATGTAACCGTTCCAATGCTGTCGTAGTAGTTGTCTGTTACTGCATTTCCCACCTGTAATGGTACAAATTTGGTTTACAAACTTTAAATCTATTACTAGATTGAAATTAGGAAAATGTTTCGGATATTACAGTTTTTACTCTCATCTTATACAAATATAATTGATGTGACAATCtccattttatgaaaatgataatACCACCTAAATTGTTATGTGACCGTCCATATTTTAGTAGTTGATATAATAGGTAAAATTTCACTTAATCCCCTTAAATTGTCGCCGCTTTTGCAATTAccccataaactttaaaaactctaaatttagtgtatttatctttcttttttcttttttcttttttcaaaaaataaaagaagactCAGGCGTGGGTAtatttgtaaattccgttaaactGGCCTTACTAacgcctaaatccttgcaatttttatctttttcttttcctaaaaaaaagggcattttgaaaattttgacacccaTCTATTAAGATTTAACGGatggatgaaattaaaaaaaaattgaaagatgaataaactaaattaagagtttttgaagtttaggtaGATAATTGCAAATGTAATGGAAGTTCAatggggttaagtgaagtttctccagTATAATAAGTTTCACGTAAACTTTTATATCATTTTGTAAAATGTGGTAAGTGTTACGTGAACTATTATGTAATAGTTCACAGTACTTTAGAAGCTAACGTGATAAATGCATGCCACATAACGTGGATTATCACATAATCAGCTCATAAGAAACTTATAGTAAAAGCTTTACTACTTCTAGCAACACTCCATTGATAATTAATTGTCTTAGTGGTAGTCAAAttgtttgagttatttgttacttaCCATGAAGCCTTTAAGGTTGATGAGGGGATGCATGTTTGCTTTATTATAATCGACAATTTTCTTCGCCAACTGGGGAACATAATGCcctatatataagaaaatagtAAAAACATCAATTAGCTTATGTAATTAGTTATAGCAGTTTTTGAGAAAGTAGTAATTAATAGGTAATTAATTACTGGTTGTTGATTAAGCTTATATATACCAGCATAGCTCTCCCCAGCAATGTAGAATTCTCTATATTTGTATTGTGGAAACCGTGACATCCATCTAATTAGAAAGACTAGAGCATCCTGAGCTGTGTCACAAAATTGGTTAAGTACTCTTAGGATTcaattacaaaataattttatggcaacaaaacaattaataataatCTTCAATGATTTTTGTTACCCGTCCGTTTGTCTCCAGAATCTTTTAGGTCGGAGCTTGTGTTTGAGTAAGAGAAACCAACACCAGCAGGCGAttcaagaaacaaaatatttgctTCTGTAAGcataaaaagtaattacaaTTAGATATTTTAACATAGCAAAGACAAACTGACGTAATAGTCTACGTGAAACTTACCACGTCAGGCACTAAAACAATTTacgctccgtttgtttcggcttaaaatattttttattttattttattttttcagtattTTGTGCGACCGAAAATGATAGTCAAACCGagaatattttcggtttgaccaaaAAGCTTATGTAATTTTGTAAACCATTTTTCGAGTTTAAACTTCTCATTCTTACACAACCAGAGGTTGTCGGAATTCGCTGGCCGTTTCTTGCCGTTGCTCCTTTTCCATACTAGCCAAACTCCGAAAGATAATTTCATGGaaatcatttcttttattttttttgaaaataatttcgttgaaaagaaggaaaacattTTATGTCAAAATAAATAGAGCATTAATTTTGTTAAATGTTTTCATTCATATGGCAACATGTAGCACTCGTATAGTCTACTGCCTAAGTTTGTAAAGAAATTACAGTAAAAATCGTAGTActtaaacattttctttaa is a window of Alnus glutinosa chromosome 4, dhAlnGlut1.1, whole genome shotgun sequence DNA encoding:
- the LOC133867282 gene encoding serine carboxypeptidase 24, with protein sequence MEGPMAFLILFTSLLFFSSTTAAAIAAVPKQQELDRISALPGQPPVTFSQFSGYITVNEQHGRALFYWLTEAAAYPEKKPLVLWLNGGPGCSSVAYGASEEIGPFRINRTGVSLYLNKYAWNTEANILFLESPAGVGFSYSNTSSDLKDSGDKRTAQDALVFLIRWMSRFPQYKYREFYIAGESYAGHYVPQLAKKIVDYNKANMHPLINLKGFMVGNAVTDNYYDSIGTVTFWWSHAMISDRSYHSILKHCNFKDDKASQECDDAAGYAMNHEFGDIDQYSIYTPSCLPLRNGTNTTKPLRLKNTLLRRRIFSGYDPCTENYAEKYYNRPDVQKAMHANVTGIPYKWTACSDVLIKNWNDSESSLLPTYKELIAAGLRIWVFSGDTDSVVPVTATRFSLSHLNLTVKTRWYPWYSGGQVGGWTEAYNGLTFATVRGAGHEVPLFQPRRAFTLFRSFLAGKELPPTS